The genomic DNA ATGGCTCCCCTGCTGCAATGGCTGATCGATCGCGGCAAACCCCAGCTCGCCCTGGAAATCGCCCGGATTTTCCTCAACTGGTACAACGTCAAAGGCGTTTATGCTGCCTATACGGAGATGCAACAGGGTATTTAACCAGACCATAACTTATGTAAATCTCCCCTTTACATACTGAGGTAAATTCATCAGATTGGTGAAATCTACGATTTCGCTGTGATGTCTTTAACCTATGATCAGAGCTTTTTTGGTGCAGGCGGTGCTGCTGTTGTGGCTGCTGTCATCCTGCCCTGCTTCTGCTGATCCGTTGTCCAGTTTGCCCCCCTTCGAGATTATTTCAGTTACAAAAAATACGTCTGCCCATGTCAATCGATCGATCGATTCTGCCCTGCTGTCCACCGAACCGGGAATCGAAGTCGCCCACATCCGATCGTCCCTGTTGCCCGGAGTCATCCTTGGCGGACGCTACGAAGGCATTTTGAACCTACTAGAAGAGCGATACACCGCCAGCGGCGAACTTGATCCCCTTCTGGAAGCCGCCGCCCGATCGCTGATTGAAGACGAACTTTCCCAGGCAGGCTTTCCCGTTGCCAGTGCCTCCATCCGATCGCCCTTCGAGGAACAGTTAGTAGACAACCCCGAACCCGGACGGTTTCTGATTGGCGGCACCATCACCGATGTTAAGCTCAATTCCTACCGTTCCTTGCGGGGAGAAAAAACTCAGGACGAGCGCACCATTCGCTGGGAACTGTTCGATCGCACGGCGGGAAAAGTGATCTACCGTCAGAGCGTTACGGGACGCGCCCAGGCAGAGGGCATCGATAATCCTGCCGCCACCTACGAAGCAATCCGCAACAGCTTTAAAGGACTGCTGACCCAGGCAGAATTTACCGATTTCCTTTCCCAGCCCACAATTGCCCACACACTTACGCCCACCCCCGGAGGCTACGAAATTATTGCCGTTTCTAGCTCGGACACCCCTCTGGCAACAGAACAGATCGTCAGTCGATCGATTCCCTCGATTGTTCAGATTCGCACCCCCGAAGGACGCGGCACAGGGTTTGTCGTGGATTCCTCCGGCTTGATTTTGACTAACCATCACGTCGTTGGTTCCGCCTACACCGTCAAAACTGATTTGTACGACGGTTCCATCCATCGAGCACAGGTGATTAAGCGAGACGCGAATCTGGATGTTGCCCTGCTGAAACTGGAAGACGAAGCCGCCGATCTCACCAGCCTGCCCATCTGTCCCGTCTCGGTCAAAGTCGGCGAAGGCGTCGTGGCGATCGGCAATCCACTGGCACTCTCCAACAGCGTCACCCAAGGCGTTGTGAGCGGTATCCGCACCCGCAAGGCACATCATCTAATCCAGACCGATGCCGCAGTGAATCCTGGCAACAGCGGAGGACCCTTGCTGAATCGCTACGGTGCAGTCATCGGCATTGTCACTGAAAAGATTGCCAGTCGCGGCATTGAAGGACTCGGATTTGCCCTGCCGATCGCCGAATCCCTCGATCGCCTCAACGTCAAAATTCATCCCGGTCAGTCGCTTAATGACTGCGGGAACTCGACAGTGCTGGCAGTGAATCAAACGGCACAGTAGAAAGTCGTCCCTTAACCCCTGATTTTTGGGGGAACCCAGCCTTCCTCAGCGGAGGGCTTTTTTATGGGATAATCGCTTCGCTTCAAATCGTTGTCATCAGAGCGCTTAAAACCTCTATGCCCCTCTCCTGTCAGCAGTTGCTTCAGAAATATCCTGACCTCTGGCGCGATGCGACCGTGCATCCATTCCTTACCCAGTGTCAGACCGGAGAAATTCAACCCCATCAGTTTAATACCTGGCTGGTACAGGATTACCTCTTCGTCACCGAATTTACCCGATTGGCGGGTGCTCTAGTGACCTGGGCACCGATCGATCATTTTGATGTGCTGCTAGGCGGCATGACTGCCCTGAAAGACGAACTAAACTGGTTCCGTGAAAAAGCCACAGAACGCCAGCTTACCCTCGACGTGCCCCATCAACCGACTTGTCAGATCTACTGTGCTTTCATGGTCAACATGGCGACCGCTCCCTACGCAGTGATGGCAACTGCTTTTTGGGCGATCGAATTAGCGTACAACCAGGGCTGGCAGCTTCCCGGCAAAATGCCCGAACCCTACACCGAATTTGCCGATCGCTGGGGCAATCCGGGATTCACTGAATACGTCAAACTATTGGAGGCACAGGCAGACGCAATGCTGCAATCGGCTTCCGAGGAAGTGCTGGAACAGGCAGAGCAGGCATTTATCAAAGTCGCCCAGCTCGAAAGGGACTTCTGGCAAATGGCATTTGCTGCCGATTAACATTTTCCAATTCATTCGAGCCTGCTTGATTGTGAAATTTGAGGCTCTCGACAGCCTTCCCAGATCAATTCACGGACGATTGTCTACAGAATTATCCCCATCAACCCGTTGCAACGATCGCCAAAAATTAACGAGATGCTCCTTAAACCATGTCTCCCGCTCCTGCGCCGATTTTAGAAAACCGTCATTTATTCAACCACACGTTTTTCCCTTAAAAGAGAATAAATAAAAATCTTGTCCGCACATACAGCCTTTCCCAAGGGTATTTTCCAAGCTCATAGTTATTCTCTAAGTTCATGTTATTCTCCAAGCTCATAAACAACCCAAAACGGGTATAAGGGGGAAGCTTCTGCATAGAGCGGAGAGAAGCGATCAGGCGTTTCTCAGTATCGATGAGAGATTAAACCGATCCGTTTCAAAACTCCCCCTTTCTCCCTTTATTCCGTTTACCCGGATAGAAGCCAGGTAACTAGCAATACATTTTTGAAATTTAACGAATTGTCCTAAGTATAAAAAGATTGAATAAACACCTTTTTTACTCAGTAGTATCACTGCACCAGAGACAGGTAGGATAATTTCACCCAGCGGTATTAAGAGTGTTAAGAATACCGGAAGGGTAAATCTCTCATTGTTTTTTATAACGATGCAATTTCCGTAGCGTTTTTCTCTTATAGATAACGCTCTATCACCGCTATGGAATTCAACAAAGTGCCCGATTTTCAGAAGCAGCAGCAAAAGTGTTTTTGAATCGGCACGGTTTCTGTGCAAACCAACATTCTTCATGCTTGTTGGCAGAACTTGCTGCGCCTGAATTCCTTTATATCCCCGTTTGAGGTATTCCCATGTCTTCTGGTTTCCCGATTAGATCTTTGGTTGTCATTGACGCGGGTGTTCATGACTATCCCAGTCTTGTTCAAGGTGTCATTAACAAGCATGACGTCATCGTTCTAGAACAGGCTAGAGATGGCGTGCAGCAAATCACTGAAGCTCTGCGCGATCGCCCTAATCTAGACTCCCTGCACATTGTTTCTCACGGTGCCCCCGGTACCTTATTTCTGGGCAACTCTGAGCTGAGTTTGCAAACCCTTGAGCAATATTCCTCGGAGCTGCAATCCTGGTCTATCTCTTCCATTCTCCTCTACGGCTGTAGTGTCGCTGCTGGCGATGCCGGAACCGAATTTGTTGAAAAGCTTCAACACCTGACTGATTCTGCCATTACTGCATCCACAACGCCGATCGGAAATTCAGCGCTAGGCGGTGACTGGCACCTGGACTATTCTCCGACGGGTCTTGCTGCACCGTTAGCCTTCCGTACAGAAGTGCTTGCTAATTACAGTTCTGTTCTAGCTGTTCTAGCGGTCGGAGACGATTCGATCGCAACTCCTGGTACTGAGCCTACGCCGGTTGCAGCAGGTTTGACCATTACTGGAGTCACCGTTCTTGATGGTGCCCAGGTTAGTATCGGCACAGGCTTGACCGCCAACGATCGCCTCGGAATTGCCGGAGCAGGGGGAGCGCTCACGGGAACCATTACGGGCACGACCATTGACTGGACGTACGACGTTGCCACAGGGGTTCTTGCTTTTACAGGTGATGGAACTGCGGCAGAGTATCAAGCAGCCCTCAGAAGCGTTGTGTATTACAGCGAAGGGGCGCCAACCTTTAGCGCTCGCACCATTAACTTTGCGCTGGGCGGTCGTGAAGCCAACCCTGCAAACAACCACTACTACGAGTACATTCCCGCTGCGGAGATTGACTGGACCGAGGCTAAAGCTGCCGCTAGTACAGAATCCTATCTGGGAATGCAGGGCTATCTGGTCACCATTACCAGTGCTGAAGAGCAAGCGTTTGTTCAATCATTGATCGGAGGTCGCGCCTGGATCGGTGCTTCTGACGCAGAAACAGAAGGGGCAGAAGAAGGGGCGTGGGAATGGGCAACGGGACCGGAAGCCGGAACAGTTTTCTGGAATGGACTCTTTGATGGAACTGCCCCTGACGGTGCCTACGCAAACTGGGGGCTCGGAGATCCCAATAACTCTCTGGGGGAAGACTATGCTGCAATGCTCCCCCTCGACGGCAGACCCACTGGCTTCTGGAACGACTTTGCAGATGCTAACCCCGAAATCGGGGGATATGTTGTCGAGTATGGTGGGCTGGCGACTGACCCAACCATCCAGTTGACTGGAGCAGTGACCCTCAACGTTGCGGCGCAAACGGAGGCTCCTACAGATTTAGCGTTGCCCTCCGATGCCGTCAACGACACGGGTTCTTCCCAGAGCGATCGCCTTACCCGAAACCGCAGACCCCAGTTTACCGGAATCGCAGAGCCGGGCAGTACGATCGAACTTCTGGTGAATGGCGTACCCATTGCAGGCACCGTGACCCCGACTGGGGCAGGCGGATGGATTTTTGCGCCCACCGCAGATCTGCCGACAGGGACAAACACGATCAGCGCCAGAGCCACGAATGCGGGTGGAGTTCAGAGCGTTGACTCTGCTGCCATTACCGTTGAGATTGATGTCACAGCACCAACCCTACCAGCGAGTTCTCTGCCGGATCTAGACCCAGCAAGCGATACGGGTACATCCAACACAGACAACCGCACAACCGACACCACGCCCACCTTTACGGGAACCCTTCCCACGACCGAAGCAGGCAACACGGTAACGATCTACAGCGACTCAACCCGCGTTGGGACTGCAACGATTCTGCCCAGCGGTGCTTGGTCTGTGACGACCTCTGCATTGACAACGGGGACAAAAGCCATTCGGTACTCAGTGACCGATCGGGCAGGCAATGAAAGTGCCCTTTCCGGGACGCTAAACGTTGACATCGGGACGGCGGATACCCAGCCCAATCCCAATCCCAACCCCAATCCCAATCCCAACCCCAATCCCACTGACACGACTGCGCCCACCGTATCGATCGTCGATAACCAGCCCGACTTCCGCAGTACAAGCACCAATTCCCTGACAGTTCGGTTCAGCGAGGCAGTCACAAACTTCGACCTTTCTGACGTGAGCCTCACGCGCAACGGCACCCCCGTTAGCCTGCAAGGGGCAAGCCTCACCGCAACCGATGCACAAACCTGGGTATTGGGCAACCTAGCTGGTCTAACCGCAACCAGCGGCGAATACCGCATCTCGATCGGCGGCGATGTGGCAGACCTGGCAGGAAATGCCCTCAACAGACAAGCACCTGGCGCAACCGATACTTGGACAACGGGATCGGTTGGAACCCCACGAGTTATTCCGAATCTGGTTCGCAAGGTAGGGACTCGTCGAAACGATGTACTGGTGGGAGGTCGCCCAAACGATCAGCTCGTGGGTCGTGGGGGCAACGATCGCCTCGTGGGTCGCGCAGGAAGTGATGTACTCGAGGGCGGCGCTGGTCGGGATACGGTCATTGGTGGTGCCGGAGCCGATGTTTACGTGATGAGAAACCTGTCCGAGAGGGGCGATCGCGTAGTCGGGTTCAATGCTGCACAGGATGCAATTGACCTTC from Leptolyngbya ohadii IS1 includes the following:
- a CDS encoding DUF4347 domain-containing protein, coding for MSSGFPIRSLVVIDAGVHDYPSLVQGVINKHDVIVLEQARDGVQQITEALRDRPNLDSLHIVSHGAPGTLFLGNSELSLQTLEQYSSELQSWSISSILLYGCSVAAGDAGTEFVEKLQHLTDSAITASTTPIGNSALGGDWHLDYSPTGLAAPLAFRTEVLANYSSVLAVLAVGDDSIATPGTEPTPVAAGLTITGVTVLDGAQVSIGTGLTANDRLGIAGAGGALTGTITGTTIDWTYDVATGVLAFTGDGTAAEYQAALRSVVYYSEGAPTFSARTINFALGGREANPANNHYYEYIPAAEIDWTEAKAAASTESYLGMQGYLVTITSAEEQAFVQSLIGGRAWIGASDAETEGAEEGAWEWATGPEAGTVFWNGLFDGTAPDGAYANWGLGDPNNSLGEDYAAMLPLDGRPTGFWNDFADANPEIGGYVVEYGGLATDPTIQLTGAVTLNVAAQTEAPTDLALPSDAVNDTGSSQSDRLTRNRRPQFTGIAEPGSTIELLVNGVPIAGTVTPTGAGGWIFAPTADLPTGTNTISARATNAGGVQSVDSAAITVEIDVTAPTLPASSLPDLDPASDTGTSNTDNRTTDTTPTFTGTLPTTEAGNTVTIYSDSTRVGTATILPSGAWSVTTSALTTGTKAIRYSVTDRAGNESALSGTLNVDIGTADTQPNPNPNPNPNPNPNPTDTTAPTVSIVDNQPDFRSTSTNSLTVRFSEAVTNFDLSDVSLTRNGTPVSLQGASLTATDAQTWVLGNLAGLTATSGEYRISIGGDVADLAGNALNRQAPGATDTWTTGSVGTPRVIPNLVRKVGTRRNDVLVGGRPNDQLVGRGGNDRLVGRAGSDVLEGGAGRDTVIGGAGADVYVMRNLSERGDRVVGFNAAQDAIDLQGIMKSSQYNADNPFAKFAQYIKLTQAGSNTQVQIDADGNGSGTAMTTLMTLQNVSASSIQSTNFILG
- a CDS encoding S1C family serine protease; this translates as MIRAFLVQAVLLLWLLSSCPASADPLSSLPPFEIISVTKNTSAHVNRSIDSALLSTEPGIEVAHIRSSLLPGVILGGRYEGILNLLEERYTASGELDPLLEAAARSLIEDELSQAGFPVASASIRSPFEEQLVDNPEPGRFLIGGTITDVKLNSYRSLRGEKTQDERTIRWELFDRTAGKVIYRQSVTGRAQAEGIDNPAATYEAIRNSFKGLLTQAEFTDFLSQPTIAHTLTPTPGGYEIIAVSSSDTPLATEQIVSRSIPSIVQIRTPEGRGTGFVVDSSGLILTNHHVVGSAYTVKTDLYDGSIHRAQVIKRDANLDVALLKLEDEAADLTSLPICPVSVKVGEGVVAIGNPLALSNSVTQGVVSGIRTRKAHHLIQTDAAVNPGNSGGPLLNRYGAVIGIVTEKIASRGIEGLGFALPIAESLDRLNVKIHPGQSLNDCGNSTVLAVNQTAQ
- a CDS encoding TenA family transcriptional regulator codes for the protein MPLSCQQLLQKYPDLWRDATVHPFLTQCQTGEIQPHQFNTWLVQDYLFVTEFTRLAGALVTWAPIDHFDVLLGGMTALKDELNWFREKATERQLTLDVPHQPTCQIYCAFMVNMATAPYAVMATAFWAIELAYNQGWQLPGKMPEPYTEFADRWGNPGFTEYVKLLEAQADAMLQSASEEVLEQAEQAFIKVAQLERDFWQMAFAAD